The sequence TCAGAAAAAACCTTCCCGTGCTCCCGCGTAATCGCAGCTGCCAGCGCATCGTGATTCTGTTCCATCAACTCCTTAAAGCGCATCAGGATGCGGGCTCGCTTCAAAGGTGCTGTTGCCGCCCATGCCGGCGCAGCCGCACTTGCCGCTGCAACCGCTTGATTGACTTCATCAACATTGGCCAGAACTACCTGTGCAGCAACCGCTCCGGTTGCCGGATTAAATACATCCTGGCGTCGTTCGCTAGTGGACTCGACGATGCTGCCATTGATGAAATGCTGGATAACAGGGACGGACGTGGTCATAACAAATCCTAGGGTTATTTAATGTGAACGCAAGGATATAGCCCGACGCAGGCAAAATCCAATGAGTTATCATCGTTTTCTCATAAGCATTCCTTATGGAGAACAGATGGATTTCACGCAATTACGCGCGTTTGTCACGATTGCACAAGAGGGCAATCTGACGCGTGCAGCGCAACATTTACACCTGACCCAACCCGCTGTCAGCCTGCAACTCAAGGCCCTGCAAAAAACACTTGGCGTCACCTTGTTCACTCGCTCGCCTGGTGGCATGCAGCTCACAGTAGATGGTGAAAAATTACTTCCGTTCGCAGAGCGTGTGTTGACCGGTATTGCTGAATTCCATCAGGGCGTGCGAGCGTTGCAATCCAGTATTTCAGGTCCGCTCGCCATAGGCACCATTCTTGATCCTGAATTTACACGGCTCGGTGCTTTCCTGAAAAAGCTAGTTGAAAACCATCCCCAACTGTCAACACAATTACGCCAGGGAATGTCGGGCAATGTGCTCCAACAAGTCAGGACAGGCATTCTCGATGCAGGGTATTACCTTGGCATCCCGCCCAAAGAATTTCATTCTCAAATACTCACTTCGTTCACCTACAACGTTGTTGCACCGCAAGGTTGGAAGGCACGTGTTGCCGGTAAAGATTGGGATGCACTGGCTACATTGCCGTGGATCTGGGCACCGCCAGAATCGGCACATCATCGCCTGCTGATCAAAAAATTCGCTGAATATAAAGTGCTACCAGAGCAAGTCGCCCTCGTAGATCAGGAATCCTCAATGCTTGATCTGGTCAAATCCGGCGTTGGCCTGTCTCTGGTGCGTGAGTCGATTGCATTGCATGAGGCGCATGTACACGACCTCGTGATAGCAGACACCGTCAGTTTATCTACTGAACTTACTTTTATTGCACTTCAGAGCCGTAAAACCGAGCCGGCAATTGCATCTGCTTTCGATCTGCTGGCAAATCTTTGGCGCAAATAATAGGTAGCGTCGCTGTCGACAGGCAATGCTCCTTAGTTGTTGTGGATAAACCTATGGATAAGCTGTGCAGCAAGTGTGAACAAGCGTAGACCTTATTCTGAAGCCGAAAGTTATCCAGAACTTGTCCTCCTACAAAAAGGCACTTGTGGAACAACTTATCTTTTTTCCAAGGTCTTGATCTTAAACTGGTTTACCGGCTTATCCACAGAAATGATGCTGCGTTAACTACTACTACTAAACAGATATATAGATCTATTAAAAGAACTCTTGAAAAGGGAAAAAAATTTTCAAAACTGCGCATCCGTAAAGAACTTCTTTTTGTGGATTTACAGGTAAGGGTCTGTCCATTGCATGGACAAGCACTGCATCAGCAGTGCCTAGGAGCTGTTTAACAAACGTACTGCTGGGGAGGGAGCAAAAGTGTGATTTAAAAGTAGCCTTGTGCCCATACAGTCGAAACAGACGCAAGTTGGACCTTGGTTGATAAACATCTTACTTTCAGTGATTTCAACGACTGAAACCCAGGTTGTAGACAGGTCTCTGGATAACCGGTGGATCAAGTGTGGATAACCAAGTCAAAAGCCCTTTTTCGTAAAGTTATCCAGAACTTGTTATGGATGAAAAAAGAGTTTTTCATCCCTGTTATCTTTTCTGTAAACACTTGATATGAAAGAGAAATACTTGCTTATCCACAGAAACACAGCCTTGTTAACTACTACTACTAAACAGATATATAAACCTTTAACTTAAAACAAAAAACCGTATTTTTGCAATTCGAAAAGAAGTATTTCTTAAAAAATGAGAGTAAAGCAACGCATCGTCCGAAAAATCATGCTCAGGACGACGCAGAGGTTCGCTACGCCACTTAGAAAGGCCATTGCACATGGGGGGCAGCAAAAACAGTTGGCGCTACGTCTGCGGCCTTCTGAAGACAATTTCAGCCGAGATAACTAAAGAAATTCCAAGTTATTTGTTAGCTATTTATCAGCACACTATTTTCAGCTGCCATCCGCAGTAAAAGATTCACCTTCGTACCCACTGAAACGGCTCCTGTATGAAATATCAGAATAATACAGTTGGTTGTTTTTAAAGAAAAATTTAACTAACTATTACTACTGATTTCCATCTGGAAAATTCGTGTTCGACTTGGGCCGTTTCATGCAGTGGCGCAATCCAGGGAATTTTGAAAAGTACGGACGGTGTGCAAAGAGCGGAGCGGCTGGCGCTCCGGATTGCATAAGCAGTTGTTACTGACCGGGGAGGATCAATCGATATGCATACCGTCCGAATAACGCCCCGAACGGTATTTTTATTTGAAAATTAAACTTCCAGCGTCATGAGACTGGCATTGCCACCAGCCGCCGTTGTGTTAGAACACATCGCACGTTCCGAAACCAGGCGCCACAACGGAACAGGCACTAGCCCTGACGTTTCGATCAACGAGACAAGTGCGCCATTCCTCTCTGCCAGAGCTACGCACATGTCTGCAACGAGCAAGGTTTCGATCAATGCAATCTGCAATGGCTGATCTTCATCAGTAACGTCCTTTATGGTTTTTATCCGCTGACGTACTTCCACTGGCAAGCCTGCTGGCAATCGTGCCGCCGTAGTTGCCAACATGACCGGCTTGTTTCCTGTCGCCAGGACCGCAGCCAGTTGATTAAGCAGAGCACCGACAGTGGTTGCTGCACAAAGTACCTCACCGCGAGCAGCAAATGACAGGGTATTGCGCTCGCCTGTCGGCCCAGGCAATACAAGCGTGCTACCAAGAAGGGTGCTTCGCAGGTAGTGCTCGCCTAATCCGGAAATAGTCTCATGCCCATGCGCGCTGGCCCATGCTAGTAACGCACGGAGTACAGGGGCATCCACTACGCCCGGATCGGTAACGATACCAGGAGCAGTAAGCTTGCTTTCGGATGAACGTTGCAAACGTTGCAGGTAAAGCGGACCACCTGCTTTCGGACCTGTACCGGATTTACCTTCTCCGCCAAACGGCTGCACACCGACTACAGCGCCGACGATGTTGCGATTGACATAGATATTTCCGGCGTGAATACGGTTGCTGACGAAGTCGATGGTTTCATCGATACGTGAATGGATACCGAAGGTCAGCCCATACCCGGTTGCATTGATGGCGTCCACCATCTGCGGCAAGTCAGCACGCTGATAGCGTAGTACGTGTAAGACAGGGCCGAAAACTTCATGGGTCAGTTCTAACAACGAATCGATCTCGATGATTGTCGGCGGCACGAATGTGCCGTGCTGTGCATTTTCCGGTAGTAGCAGCTGAAAAACCGAACGAGCCGATTTTTTCATGTGCTCGATATGCGCGAGCAAACCATCACGGGCTTCGATGTCGATGACTGGCCCGATATCTGTTGCGAGTCGATCCGGGTTGCCGACGACAAGTTCTCGCATGGCTCCTTTAAGCATAACAAGCGTCTTATCGGCAATTTCCTGTTGCAGGCACAGTACCCTGAGTGCCGAACAACGCTGACCGGCGCTGTCGAAAGCAGAGCTGATGACATCTTGTACAACTTGCTCCGTCAATGCACTTGAATCAACGATCATTGCATTTTGCCCACCTGTTTCTGCGATGAGCGCAACATCAGAGGATTCGGCTAGTGCACGTTTTGCCAGCGTGCGATTGATCAGTTGTGCAACGCTGGTCGAGCCAGTAAAAATAACGCCGCTGGTACGTGGGTCTGCCACTAGCTTAGCGCCGATTTTTTCACCTTGCCCTGGCAGAAATTGCAATGCACTGCGTGGTATACCGGCTTCATGCAGTAACTGTACTGCGCGATAGGCAATTAGCGGAGTTTGCTCGGCAGGTTTCGCCAGTACAACATTACCCGCGGCCAGCGCAGCGCTAATCTGACCGGTAAAAATCGCTAGCGGAAAATTCCAAGGACTGATGCAAGTTACCGCACCAAGCGCTGCGGCATTCGGGGTAGTCGTGACACGACTCGCGTAATACCGAAGAAAATCGACTGCTTCACGCACCTCTGCGATGGCGTTTGGTAACGATTTCCCTGCTTCACGGATAGCTAATGCCATCAGTTCCAGCTTGTGCGACTCGAATAGATCGGCAGCGCGGAAAAGAATGACAGATCGATCCGATGGCGAGACGTTTTGCCAGGTAGTTGCATACGCACAAGCAGCGTTCAGCGCGGAATCGGCATCAGCCTGGTTGGCCTCTATTACGGAACCGACCTGATCACGACGATCCGCAGGACTATTAACCGGCAATGATTTGTTGTCGCTGACGGCAACCTTCTCACCCAGCAGCGGCATTGCATGCCATTGCATTGGGCCGAAGCGGGCGAAAGCACTGTCCACGTCTGCCAGTTCTTGCTCGTTGCTCAGGTCGATACCGGACGAATTGGGACGTTCGTTGCCGAACATGGCACGGGGCAGAGCAATGCTAGCGTGAGGAATGCCTGCCAGCATCCGGGCGCCATCTACCGGATCAGCTATCAGTGTTTCTACCGCTACCTTGGCATCGACAATCTGATTGACGAAAGAAGAGTTCGCGCCGTTTTCTAGCAAGCGGCGTACTAGGTAAGCTAGTAATGTCTGATGCGATCCTACAGGAGCATAAATACGGCAGGGCTTGTCAAGGTTGTTCTTGCCGACAACTTGGTCATACAGAGTTTCGCCCATACCATGCAGGCACTGGAATTCGTAGTCGGATATACCGCGGCTTTTTGCTGATGTGTAGATTGCTGAAAGCGTATGGGCATTGTGCGTAGCAAATTGCGGATACAACACATCAGTTGCCCCAAGTAATTTTTCAGCGCATACCAGATAGGACACGTCTGTATAGACCTTGCGTGTGTAGACCGGATAACCGGGCATGCCATCGACTTGTGCCCGTTTGATTTCGGCATCCCAATACGCACCTTTGACAAGTCTCACCATCAATTTCCGGCCATTCGTGCGTGCCAGGTCAATCAAGAAATCAATCACAAAGGGACAGCGCTTCTGATAAGCCTGGACTACAAAGCCGATTCCGTCGTAGCCCGCCAATTCCGGATCACGAACGAGTGCTTCCATCAGGTCGAGCGAGAGCTCCAGTCGGTCGGCTTCTTCCGCATCAATGTTGAGACCGATATCGTAAGTCTTTGCCAGCAGTAACAGGCTTTGTAAACGAGGTAACAATTCGGTCATGACACGGTTGTGCTGGGCACGGGAATAGCGTGGATGCAAGGCGGACAACTTCACCGAAATTCCTGGTCCATTTCGTATTCTTCTTCCTGCTGATGCACGACCAATCGCATGAATGGCATTTTCATAGGACAACATGTATTTGTCTGCATCCTCTGCCGTCAAGGCAGCTTCGCCAAGCATGTCGTACGAATACAGATAACCACGCGCCTCGTTGCTACGGCTATTGGCCAAGGCGTCATCAATGGTTTGACCCGTTACGAATTGATTGCCCAGCATGCGCATCGCCAGATCGACGCCCTTGCGTATCAGTGGCTCACCACCTTTTGCAATTAGGCGGGTCAGTGCAGACCCCAAACCTTGTTCGCTGCTGCTACTGACGAGTTTTCCCGTAACCAGTAATCCCCAGGTGGCGGCATTGACGAACAGGGAAGGTGATACCCCGAGGTGTTTTCGCCAGTCGCCACGACTTAGCTTATCTGCAATTAAGCGGTCAGCAGTTTGATGATCCGGAATGCGCAATAAGGCTTCTGCCAGACACATCAGTGCAATTCCTTCATCCGAGGATAGTGAAAATTCATGCATTAGTGCATCAACTCCGGAAGCCCGCGTGCGTTTCTCCCGAACTGCAATGACAAGCTGTTTTGCCAGTACGGTAGTCTGTTCCTGCAATGCGGTATCCTTGCCCATCTGTTCTACTAGTGAGCTAACCGCCTGTTGTTCATCAAGCCGGTATGCAGCGGTGATCTTTTCACGTAATACCGAAGTGGGTGCATGTATTTCGGCATGTAATGCAGAGAATGCGGAATTAGTAAATATGGCGGAAGAGGGCATGGTTTCTCGATATTGCGGAATGTGTGAATGGGACGGCAGCGCTGCAGAATTTGACCAACTATCGCACGATGCCTGATATTTGATTGTATGTGCGAAAATCCTGCATTAATTCTGGTATTACTATCTACTATCAAAATTTTATATTTGGTGAGAAAATTTAGCCAAATAAAATTCTTACCCGAGATTTGCAATGCTAGACAAAATAAGCAAAAAAATACTTAACGAGCTGCAAAACGATGGTCGAATCAGCAATGTAGAGCTATCGGCGCGCGTCAACCTGTCACCGGCAGCTTGTCTCGAGCGAGTACGGAAATTGCAAGAAGGCGGTTATATCCTGGGGTACACGGCACAATTGAACCCGCAATTGCTGGATGTCTCGTTACTGGTTTTTATTGAAGTGGTCCTGGATAGGACAACGCCCGAAGTTTTCGATGCGTTCAAACGTAGCGTCCAGATTATTCCGGAGGTACTTGAGTGCCACATGGTGGCAGGCGGATTTGATTATCTGGTGAAGGCCAGAGTGTGCGACATGAATGCTTATCGGGAATTTCTTGGGAAGTCGTTGTTACAACTGAAAGGCGTTCGCGAAACGCATACCTACGCAGTGATGGAAGAAGTCAAAAATACGACCAAGCTGCCGATCCGTTAATTGGTACTAACGTCTTACAGTGTCTCGTAGAAACGATTCATCAGTAATCGTCGTCATATGTTCGCGCAGCCACTTGTGAGATGGACTGCGAGCATCGCGTTCGTGCCAAAGCATGTCGACTTGGACTTGCGGCAAATCAAACGGTAATTCTTTTGCTATCAGCTCGCCGGTCA comes from Actimicrobium sp. CCC2.4 and encodes:
- a CDS encoding LysR family transcriptional regulator translates to MDFTQLRAFVTIAQEGNLTRAAQHLHLTQPAVSLQLKALQKTLGVTLFTRSPGGMQLTVDGEKLLPFAERVLTGIAEFHQGVRALQSSISGPLAIGTILDPEFTRLGAFLKKLVENHPQLSTQLRQGMSGNVLQQVRTGILDAGYYLGIPPKEFHSQILTSFTYNVVAPQGWKARVAGKDWDALATLPWIWAPPESAHHRLLIKKFAEYKVLPEQVALVDQESSMLDLVKSGVGLSLVRESIALHEAHVHDLVIADTVSLSTELTFIALQSRKTEPAIASAFDLLANLWRK
- the putA gene encoding trifunctional transcriptional regulator/proline dehydrogenase/L-glutamate gamma-semialdehyde dehydrogenase, with amino-acid sequence MPSSAIFTNSAFSALHAEIHAPTSVLREKITAAYRLDEQQAVSSLVEQMGKDTALQEQTTVLAKQLVIAVREKRTRASGVDALMHEFSLSSDEGIALMCLAEALLRIPDHQTADRLIADKLSRGDWRKHLGVSPSLFVNAATWGLLVTGKLVSSSSEQGLGSALTRLIAKGGEPLIRKGVDLAMRMLGNQFVTGQTIDDALANSRSNEARGYLYSYDMLGEAALTAEDADKYMLSYENAIHAIGRASAGRRIRNGPGISVKLSALHPRYSRAQHNRVMTELLPRLQSLLLLAKTYDIGLNIDAEEADRLELSLDLMEALVRDPELAGYDGIGFVVQAYQKRCPFVIDFLIDLARTNGRKLMVRLVKGAYWDAEIKRAQVDGMPGYPVYTRKVYTDVSYLVCAEKLLGATDVLYPQFATHNAHTLSAIYTSAKSRGISDYEFQCLHGMGETLYDQVVGKNNLDKPCRIYAPVGSHQTLLAYLVRRLLENGANSSFVNQIVDAKVAVETLIADPVDGARMLAGIPHASIALPRAMFGNERPNSSGIDLSNEQELADVDSAFARFGPMQWHAMPLLGEKVAVSDNKSLPVNSPADRRDQVGSVIEANQADADSALNAACAYATTWQNVSPSDRSVILFRAADLFESHKLELMALAIREAGKSLPNAIAEVREAVDFLRYYASRVTTTPNAAALGAVTCISPWNFPLAIFTGQISAALAAGNVVLAKPAEQTPLIAYRAVQLLHEAGIPRSALQFLPGQGEKIGAKLVADPRTSGVIFTGSTSVAQLINRTLAKRALAESSDVALIAETGGQNAMIVDSSALTEQVVQDVISSAFDSAGQRCSALRVLCLQQEIADKTLVMLKGAMRELVVGNPDRLATDIGPVIDIEARDGLLAHIEHMKKSARSVFQLLLPENAQHGTFVPPTIIEIDSLLELTHEVFGPVLHVLRYQRADLPQMVDAINATGYGLTFGIHSRIDETIDFVSNRIHAGNIYVNRNIVGAVVGVQPFGGEGKSGTGPKAGGPLYLQRLQRSSESKLTAPGIVTDPGVVDAPVLRALLAWASAHGHETISGLGEHYLRSTLLGSTLVLPGPTGERNTLSFAARGEVLCAATTVGALLNQLAAVLATGNKPVMLATTAARLPAGLPVEVRQRIKTIKDVTDEDQPLQIALIETLLVADMCVALAERNGALVSLIETSGLVPVPLWRLVSERAMCSNTTAAGGNASLMTLEV
- a CDS encoding Lrp/AsnC ligand binding domain-containing protein — translated: MLDKISKKILNELQNDGRISNVELSARVNLSPAACLERVRKLQEGGYILGYTAQLNPQLLDVSLLVFIEVVLDRTTPEVFDAFKRSVQIIPEVLECHMVAGGFDYLVKARVCDMNAYREFLGKSLLQLKGVRETHTYAVMEEVKNTTKLPIR